From one Streptomyces sp. N50 genomic stretch:
- a CDS encoding XRE family transcriptional regulator — protein MGPEHVAYGMRASYGLPYVTPDLVIAWERGLTAPSGPELTALSGVLWCSPAELIGKPRTLREHRLARGLAPEDVARAVGLELLAYLRMEEHDQWRGTERQSSALADLLDLALPDFISVTGRDSRLAELLRSAMTTRWQAYVRPIGKIVPLDRRLLEDSLQELHEDYQAQMVATLTWGGGNSAVEAGEAGRDFLDQIISRFWSMVERSTY, from the coding sequence ATGGGCCCGGAGCATGTCGCTTACGGCATGCGTGCCTCGTACGGGCTGCCGTATGTCACGCCTGACCTGGTCATCGCCTGGGAGCGGGGGCTCACCGCGCCCTCCGGGCCCGAACTCACCGCGCTCTCCGGCGTGTTGTGGTGTTCGCCGGCCGAACTCATCGGCAAGCCACGCACGCTGCGTGAGCATCGCCTCGCGCGCGGCCTCGCGCCGGAGGACGTCGCGCGGGCCGTCGGGCTCGAACTCCTCGCGTATCTGCGGATGGAGGAGCACGACCAGTGGCGCGGCACCGAGCGCCAGTCCTCCGCGCTCGCCGATCTCCTCGACCTCGCGCTGCCCGACTTCATCAGCGTCACCGGGCGCGACAGCAGGCTCGCCGAGTTGCTGCGCAGCGCGATGACCACGCGGTGGCAGGCGTACGTACGCCCGATCGGCAAGATCGTGCCCCTGGACCGGCGGCTCCTGGAGGACTCCCTCCAGGAGCTGCACGAGGACTACCAGGCGCAGATGGTGGCCACCCTGACCTGGGGCGGCGGCAACTCCGCCGTCGAGGCGGGCGAGGCCGGCCGTGACTTCCTCGACCAGATCATCAGCCGGTTCTGGTCCATGGTCGAGAGGAGTACCTACTGA
- a CDS encoding sugar ABC transporter permease: MTTAPQHTGPGVREVPPGPPTPTTQLPTPKRPFTQTLTRLLPLSPALILLLLFLAGPIAYCAYIAFTDLQLTGQAHSSFVGFANFRTAFKDSEFLNAVWLTLVFTVLSSLIGQNTIGLGLAALMQRASKPVRTLTGAIVITAWVLPEVVAGFLLYAFFRREGTLDAILVWLHLPSQNWLFTLPILAVSFANVWRGTAFSMLVYSAALNEIPKEITEAAEVDGASGWRRMWHITLPMIRRSIGTNLMLNTLQTLSVFGLIWVMTRGGPGNKSQTLPLYMYEQAFQNSMIGYATAVALLLLLVGSLFSVIYMRLLRTEV, encoded by the coding sequence ATGACCACAGCACCGCAGCACACGGGCCCGGGCGTGCGGGAAGTCCCCCCGGGCCCGCCGACCCCGACCACCCAACTGCCCACCCCCAAACGCCCGTTCACCCAAACCCTGACCCGCCTCCTCCCCCTCTCCCCCGCCCTGATCCTCCTGCTCCTCTTCCTGGCCGGCCCGATCGCGTACTGCGCCTACATCGCCTTCACCGACCTCCAACTCACGGGCCAGGCCCACTCGTCCTTCGTAGGCTTCGCGAATTTCCGCACGGCCTTCAAGGACTCGGAATTCCTGAACGCCGTATGGCTGACACTGGTGTTCACAGTCCTGTCGTCCCTGATCGGGCAGAACACGATCGGCCTGGGCCTGGCCGCACTGATGCAGCGCGCGTCGAAACCGGTACGCACGCTCACGGGCGCGATCGTGATCACGGCATGGGTATTGCCGGAGGTCGTCGCCGGCTTCCTCCTCTACGCCTTCTTCCGCCGCGAGGGCACCCTGGACGCCATCCTGGTCTGGCTCCATCTCCCGTCCCAGAACTGGCTGTTCACCCTCCCCATCCTGGCGGTGTCCTTCGCGAACGTGTGGCGGGGAACGGCCTTCTCGATGCTGGTGTACTCAGCCGCCCTGAACGAGATCCCCAAGGAGATCACGGAGGCGGCGGAGGTCGACGGCGCGAGCGGCTGGCGCCGGATGTGGCACATCACGCTGCCGATGATCCGCCGTTCGATCGGCACGAACCTGATGCTGAACACGCTCCAGACCCTGTCCGTCTTCGGCCTGATCTGGGTGATGACGCGAGGCGGCCCGGGAAACAAGAGCCAGACCCTCCCCCTCTACATGTACGAACAGGCCTTCCAGAACAGCATGATCGGCTACGCCACGGCGGTCGCGCTGCTCCTGCTCCTGGTCGGCTCGCTCTTCTCGGTGATCTACATGCGCCTGCTGCGAACGGAGGTCTGA
- a CDS encoding extracellular solute-binding protein, which produces MPVRPTAARPHRTAVLTPLVALAALSLAATTLTACGSGSGSSPDTVKISFKQSTDNSIKVMDTYLADMKKQFEKQYPGKKVELVPIKAPDSEYYTKLQQMLRSPKTAPDLVYEDTFLINSDITSGYLKPLDAYLDKWPDWNQFIDTAKSAAKAEDGKTYGVPDGTDTRGLWFDKGIFKKAGLPANWQPKTWADVLAAARTIKQKVPNVTPLNVYTGKPAGEAATMQGFEMLLYGTNDGSTDPLYDKSSKKWIAGGQGFKDALSFVHTVYKEKLGPDVSDALDPNIQTYVAGELLPKGKLGIALDGSWLPQAWLKGSGHEWPDWSKELGLAYMPTQNGQAPGKVSMSGGWTWAIPAKAGNPDLAFDFIKTMQTKANAEKWYIANSGISVRKDVAADPAYATAQPGIKFFTDLVASTHYRPAYPAYPKVSTAIQEAMEGVTTGDMSVDKAASSYDDELKSATDNQVTEK; this is translated from the coding sequence ATGCCCGTGCGCCCCACCGCCGCCCGCCCCCACCGAACTGCCGTACTCACACCCCTAGTTGCTCTCGCCGCCCTCTCCCTCGCCGCGACCACCCTCACCGCCTGCGGCAGCGGCTCCGGCAGCAGCCCCGACACCGTCAAGATCTCCTTCAAGCAGTCGACGGACAACTCCATCAAGGTGATGGACACCTACCTCGCCGACATGAAGAAGCAGTTCGAGAAGCAGTACCCGGGCAAGAAGGTCGAGCTCGTCCCGATCAAGGCTCCGGACTCGGAGTACTACACCAAGCTCCAGCAGATGCTCCGCTCGCCGAAGACCGCCCCGGACCTGGTCTACGAGGACACGTTCCTCATCAACAGCGACATCACCTCCGGCTACCTCAAGCCCCTCGACGCCTACCTCGACAAGTGGCCGGACTGGAACCAGTTCATCGACACGGCGAAGTCGGCGGCCAAGGCCGAGGACGGGAAGACGTATGGCGTCCCGGACGGCACGGACACCCGCGGCCTCTGGTTCGACAAGGGAATCTTCAAGAAGGCGGGTCTGCCCGCGAATTGGCAACCTAAGACCTGGGCCGATGTCCTCGCCGCAGCCCGCACGATCAAGCAGAAGGTCCCGAACGTCACCCCGCTCAACGTCTACACGGGGAAGCCGGCCGGCGAGGCAGCCACCATGCAGGGCTTCGAGATGCTGCTCTACGGCACCAACGACGGCTCCACGGACCCCCTTTACGACAAGTCGTCGAAGAAGTGGATCGCCGGCGGCCAGGGTTTCAAGGACGCGCTCTCGTTCGTCCACACGGTCTACAAGGAGAAGCTCGGCCCGGACGTGTCCGACGCCCTCGACCCCAACATCCAGACCTACGTGGCCGGTGAACTGCTCCCCAAGGGAAAACTCGGCATCGCGCTCGACGGATCGTGGCTGCCCCAGGCCTGGTTGAAGGGCAGCGGGCACGAATGGCCGGACTGGTCAAAGGAGTTGGGGCTCGCCTACATGCCCACGCAGAACGGCCAGGCGCCCGGCAAGGTGAGCATGTCCGGCGGCTGGACCTGGGCGATCCCCGCCAAGGCCGGCAACCCGGACCTCGCCTTCGACTTCATCAAGACGATGCAGACGAAGGCGAACGCGGAGAAGTGGTACATCGCCAACTCCGGTATCTCCGTGCGGAAGGACGTCGCCGCCGACCCTGCCTACGCGACCGCCCAGCCCGGCATCAAGTTCTTCACGGACCTGGTCGCGAGCACGCACTACCGCCCCGCCTACCCGGCGTACCCGAAGGTCTCCACCGCCATCCAGGAGGCGATGGAGGGCGTGACGACGGGCGACATGTCGGTGGACAAGGCGGCGAGTTCGTACGACGACGAACTCAAGTCGGCCACGGACAACCAGGTCACCGAGAAATGA
- a CDS encoding tetratricopeptide repeat protein → MGEQYGRYEQYGGDHQDFRGGEFNGDFTAKKVEYHQHGPAPTALDALPPKVAGFTGRGDQLGELLRAFDPDEGEAAGAVLVAAVSGLGGIGKTALAVEAVHKACDKGWFPGGVLFVNLHGYDDDRVTAEQALETLLRGLGTPPEHIPNGVDARAALYRSVLAVRERELGAVLVLADNASSAEQVGPLHPGGARHRLLATSRSKLPQLGARLLPLGELSPEEAYELLDRALRIAAPGDARVANEGEAAAQLALLCGHLPLALQIAAALLVLDRDKPVAELVAELAESGDRLQHLDDGERSVRAAFDLSYRRLPAEQARLLRLLALAPGPEVTAEVVAVLDGADTAPVRVLDALCRAHLVERGSGRWRLHDLLRVFGLSVVKGDVGLCEEGEAARERALEFYLRWAEAADDRLRWLPGRREPERFADRAGALAWLDSERAGLVAAVQWAREERYATSAVRLSQCLAEYLDWRRSFDDLITVCGVAREAAHHTGSRAAEASAWTNLGNALQQTGRTEGAIDAHTRARDLFQAVGEGHGEAMAWDNLGLALRQVGRAGEMIDAHTRARDLFQAAGDRPREAMAWDNLGAALGEAGRSGETIDAHARARDLFQTVGDRHGEARAWNNLGGALWEAGRGEEAVEAYEKALEGYREFEDWYRAGRTLSNLALTHQRADRPAEARAHFLQSADAFTRANAPTEAAQARTRAEAITP, encoded by the coding sequence ATGGGCGAGCAGTACGGGCGGTACGAGCAGTACGGCGGGGATCATCAGGATTTCCGGGGCGGGGAGTTCAACGGGGACTTCACCGCGAAGAAGGTGGAGTACCACCAGCACGGGCCGGCGCCCACCGCGCTGGATGCCCTGCCTCCGAAGGTGGCCGGGTTCACCGGGCGCGGTGACCAACTCGGGGAACTGCTCCGCGCGTTCGACCCGGATGAGGGCGAAGCGGCGGGGGCTGTATTGGTCGCTGCGGTGTCCGGGCTCGGTGGTATCGGCAAGACCGCGCTTGCGGTGGAGGCGGTGCATAAGGCCTGCGACAAGGGGTGGTTTCCGGGTGGGGTGCTCTTCGTCAATCTTCATGGGTACGACGACGATCGCGTTACGGCGGAACAGGCGCTGGAGACTCTGCTGAGGGGGCTTGGGACGCCTCCCGAGCACATTCCCAACGGGGTTGATGCGCGGGCCGCGCTGTATCGCTCGGTGCTTGCGGTGCGGGAGAGGGAGTTGGGGGCGGTGCTCGTCCTGGCCGACAACGCTTCCTCGGCGGAGCAGGTGGGGCCGTTGCATCCCGGGGGCGCGCGTCACCGGCTGCTTGCCACCTCGCGGAGCAAGTTGCCCCAACTGGGGGCGCGGCTGTTGCCGTTGGGGGAGTTGAGTCCGGAGGAGGCGTACGAACTTCTGGACCGGGCGCTGCGGATCGCCGCTCCGGGTGATGCGCGGGTGGCGAATGAGGGTGAGGCTGCTGCTCAACTCGCCTTGCTGTGTGGGCACTTGCCTCTGGCCCTTCAGATCGCTGCGGCCCTGCTCGTCCTCGACCGGGACAAGCCCGTGGCCGAACTCGTGGCGGAACTGGCCGAGTCCGGTGACCGACTCCAGCACCTTGATGACGGTGAGCGCAGTGTGCGGGCCGCCTTTGACCTGTCGTATCGGCGTCTGCCGGCTGAACAGGCCCGGTTGCTACGGCTGTTGGCTTTGGCTCCGGGGCCGGAGGTGACGGCCGAGGTCGTAGCCGTGCTGGACGGGGCGGACACTGCGCCGGTGCGTGTGCTCGATGCGTTGTGCCGCGCCCATCTTGTTGAGCGGGGGAGCGGGCGGTGGCGGTTGCATGACTTATTGCGGGTGTTCGGGCTGAGTGTGGTCAAGGGGGATGTGGGGTTGTGCGAGGAGGGGGAGGCGGCTCGGGAGCGGGCGCTGGAGTTCTATCTGCGGTGGGCGGAGGCGGCGGACGACCGGCTGCGGTGGCTGCCGGGGAGGCGGGAGCCAGAGCGGTTTGCGGACCGGGCGGGGGCGTTGGCGTGGCTGGATTCCGAGCGGGCGGGGCTGGTGGCGGCGGTGCAGTGGGCGCGGGAGGAGCGGTACGCGACCAGTGCGGTGCGGCTGTCGCAGTGCCTGGCGGAGTATCTGGACTGGCGGCGTTCTTTCGATGACTTGATCACGGTGTGCGGTGTCGCGCGGGAGGCCGCACACCACACCGGTAGCCGGGCGGCGGAGGCCAGCGCGTGGACCAACCTCGGCAACGCCCTTCAGCAGACGGGCCGGACCGAGGGGGCTATCGACGCCCACACCCGCGCCCGCGACCTGTTCCAGGCGGTCGGGGAGGGCCACGGCGAGGCCATGGCGTGGGACAACCTCGGCTTGGCCTTGCGGCAGGTCGGCCGGGCGGGGGAGATGATCGACGCCCACACCCGCGCCCGCGATCTGTTCCAGGCGGCCGGGGACCGCCCCCGCGAGGCCATGGCGTGGGACAACCTCGGTGCCGCTCTTGGGGAGGCGGGCCGGTCGGGGGAGACCATCGACGCTCACGCCCGCGCCCGCGACCTGTTCCAGACCGTCGGGGACCGCCATGGCGAGGCGAGGGCGTGGAACAACCTCGGCGGAGCCCTGTGGGAGGCGGGTCGTGGGGAGGAGGCGGTTGAGGCGTACGAGAAGGCCCTGGAGGGCTACCGGGAGTTCGAGGACTGGTACCGAGCGGGCCGCACCCTCTCCAACCTGGCCCTCACGCACCAGCGCGCGGACCGTCCCGCAGAGGCCCGCGCCCACTTTCTCCAGTCCGCCGACGCCTTCACCCGCGCCAACGCCCCCACCGAAGCCGCCCAAGCCCGCACCCGAGCCGAAGCCATCACCCCTTAA
- the pta gene encoding phosphate acetyltransferase — MTRSVYVTGIDRGDGRQVVELGVMELLTRQVDRVGVFRPLVHDGPDRLFELLRARYRLAQDPATVYGMDYHEASALQAEQGTDELVSTLVDRFHLVARDYDVVLVLGTDFADTQFPDELSLNARLANEFGASVIPVVGGRKQTPESVLAETRNAYRAYDGLGCDVLAMVTNRVAREDREEIAQRLTARLPVPCYVVPDEPALSAPTVAQITHALGGKVVLGDDSGLARDALDFVFGGAMLPNFLNALTPGCLVVTPGDRADLVIGALAAHSAGTPPIAGVLLTLNEVPSHGVLTLAARLAPGTPVVSVAGTSFPTAAELFSLEGKLNAATPRKAETALGLFERYVDTGDLLKRVSAPSSDRLTPMMFEHTLLERARSDKRRIVLPEGTEARVLHAAEVLLRRGVCELTLLGPEDQIRKKAADLGIDLTAAQLIDPHTSELRDRFAEKYAALRAHKGVTVELAYDVVADVNYFGTLMVQEGLADGMVSGAVHSTAATIRPAFEIIKTKPDADIVSSVFFMCLADKVLVYGDCAVNPDPNAEQLADIAIQSAATAEQFGVPARIAMLSYSTGTSGSGADVDKVREATELVRLRRADLRIEGPIQYDAAVEPSVAATKMPESEVAGQASVLIFPDLNTGNNTYKAVQRSAGAIAVGPVLQGLRKPVNDLSRGALVSDIVNTVAITAIQAQHPTEKATAQ; from the coding sequence GTGACCCGCAGCGTGTACGTGACCGGGATCGACCGCGGCGACGGCCGTCAGGTCGTCGAGCTGGGGGTCATGGAACTCCTGACCCGGCAGGTCGACCGGGTGGGGGTGTTCCGGCCCCTCGTCCACGACGGCCCCGACCGCCTGTTCGAACTGCTGCGTGCGCGCTACCGGCTCGCCCAGGACCCGGCGACCGTCTACGGCATGGACTACCACGAGGCCTCCGCCCTCCAGGCCGAGCAGGGGACGGACGAGCTGGTGTCGACGCTCGTCGACCGGTTCCATCTCGTCGCGCGTGACTACGACGTCGTCCTCGTGCTCGGGACCGACTTCGCGGACACCCAGTTCCCGGACGAGCTGTCCCTCAACGCCCGCCTCGCGAACGAGTTCGGCGCCTCCGTCATCCCCGTCGTCGGCGGCCGCAAGCAGACCCCCGAGTCCGTGCTCGCCGAGACGCGCAACGCCTATCGCGCCTACGACGGCCTCGGCTGCGACGTCCTCGCCATGGTCACCAACCGGGTCGCCCGCGAGGACCGGGAGGAGATCGCCCAGCGCCTCACCGCCCGGCTGCCGGTGCCCTGTTACGTCGTACCGGACGAGCCCGCCCTCTCCGCGCCGACCGTCGCCCAGATCACCCACGCCCTCGGCGGCAAGGTGGTTCTCGGGGACGACTCCGGGCTCGCCCGGGACGCGCTCGACTTCGTCTTCGGCGGCGCGATGCTGCCCAACTTCCTGAACGCGCTGACCCCGGGCTGCCTGGTCGTCACCCCCGGCGACCGCGCCGACCTCGTCATCGGCGCCCTCGCCGCGCACAGCGCCGGCACCCCGCCGATAGCCGGCGTCCTGCTCACCCTGAACGAGGTGCCGAGCCACGGCGTCCTCACCCTCGCCGCGCGTCTCGCGCCGGGCACCCCGGTGGTCTCGGTGGCCGGCACCTCCTTCCCCACCGCCGCCGAACTCTTCTCCCTGGAGGGGAAGTTGAACGCGGCGACCCCGCGCAAGGCGGAGACCGCGCTCGGCCTCTTCGAGCGGTACGTCGACACCGGCGACCTGCTCAAGCGCGTCTCGGCGCCGAGCAGCGACCGGCTCACCCCGATGATGTTCGAGCACACGCTCCTGGAGCGGGCCCGCTCCGACAAGCGCCGGATCGTCCTTCCGGAGGGCACCGAGGCCCGCGTCCTGCACGCTGCCGAAGTGCTACTGCGCCGCGGTGTCTGCGAGTTGACCCTCCTCGGCCCCGAGGACCAGATCCGCAAGAAGGCCGCCGACCTCGGCATCGACCTCACCGCCGCCCAGCTGATCGACCCGCACACCTCCGAACTCCGCGACCGCTTCGCCGAGAAGTACGCCGCCCTCCGCGCCCACAAGGGCGTGACCGTGGAGCTGGCCTACGACGTCGTCGCCGACGTGAACTACTTCGGCACCCTGATGGTCCAAGAAGGCCTCGCCGACGGCATGGTCTCCGGCGCCGTGCATTCCACGGCGGCCACCATCCGGCCCGCCTTCGAGATCATCAAGACCAAGCCGGACGCCGACATCGTCTCGTCCGTCTTCTTCATGTGCCTCGCCGACAAGGTGCTGGTGTACGGCGACTGCGCGGTCAACCCCGACCCGAACGCCGAGCAGTTGGCCGACATCGCCATCCAATCGGCCGCCACCGCCGAGCAGTTCGGCGTCCCGGCGCGCATCGCGATGCTGTCGTACTCCACCGGTACGTCCGGCTCGGGCGCCGACGTCGACAAGGTGCGCGAGGCGACCGAACTGGTCCGGCTGCGGCGCGCCGATCTGCGGATCGAGGGGCCCATCCAGTACGACGCCGCCGTCGAGCCGAGTGTCGCCGCCACCAAGATGCCGGAGTCCGAAGTCGCAGGCCAGGCAAGCGTGTTGATCTTCCCGGACCTGAACACCGGCAACAACACGTACAAGGCCGTGCAGCGTTCGGCCGGCGCGATCGCGGTCGGGCCGGTGCTTCAGGGGCTGCGCAAGCCGGTCAACGACCTGTCCCGGGGCGCCCTCGTCTCCGACATCGTCAACACCGTCGCCATCACGGCGATCCAGGCGCAGCACCCGACCGAGAAGGCAACCGCCCAGTGA
- a CDS encoding carbohydrate ABC transporter permease, translating into MALTLSSRRTTRRLAADAGLLVVAATFALPLLWVVLSSLDAHADLKVKAPDGLTLDNFHAILNSDITFTPLLNSLILCGFGTLLTVVCAALAAYPLSRFRSRLNRPFLLTILFATSLPVTAIMVPVYALFVQVNLIDTMQGTIFFFAASQLPFAIWLMKNFMDGVPKELEEAAWTDGASSFQSLARIVLPLMGPGVAVVTVFSFVMMWGNFFVPFMLLLTPDQMPASVSINEFFGNRGMVAYGQLAAFSVVYSTPVILLYVLVARRLGRGFALGGAVKG; encoded by the coding sequence ATGGCACTCACCCTCTCCTCCCGCCGCACGACCCGACGCCTGGCGGCGGACGCGGGGCTGCTGGTGGTCGCGGCGACGTTCGCACTGCCGCTGCTCTGGGTGGTCCTGTCGTCCCTCGACGCCCACGCGGACCTCAAGGTGAAGGCCCCAGACGGCCTGACCCTGGACAACTTCCACGCGATCCTCAACTCGGACATCACCTTCACCCCTCTCCTCAACAGCCTGATCCTGTGCGGCTTCGGGACGCTGCTGACGGTGGTGTGCGCGGCGTTGGCGGCGTACCCGCTGTCCCGGTTCCGGTCCCGCCTGAACCGCCCCTTCCTCCTGACGATCCTCTTCGCGACCAGCCTTCCGGTCACCGCGATCATGGTGCCGGTGTACGCGTTGTTCGTGCAGGTGAATCTCATCGACACCATGCAGGGCACGATCTTCTTCTTCGCCGCGTCCCAACTCCCGTTCGCCATCTGGCTGATGAAGAACTTCATGGACGGCGTACCGAAGGAGTTGGAGGAGGCGGCGTGGACCGACGGGGCGTCGTCGTTTCAGTCCCTCGCGCGGATCGTCCTCCCGCTGATGGGGCCGGGGGTCGCGGTGGTGACCGTCTTCTCGTTCGTGATGATGTGGGGGAACTTCTTCGTCCCGTTCATGCTGCTGCTCACGCCGGACCAGATGCCGGCGAGTGTGAGCATCAATGAGTTCTTCGGGAATCGGGGGATGGTGGCGTACGGGCAGCTGGCCGCGTTCTCGGTTGTTTATTCGACGCCGGTGATTTTGTTGTATGTGCTGGTGGCGCGGCGGTTGGGTAGGGGGTTTGCCTTGGGTGGGGCTGTTAAGGGGTGA
- a CDS encoding ATP-dependent 6-phosphofructokinase, whose product MRIGVLTAGGDCPGLNAVIRSVVHRAVDNYGDEVIGFEDGYAGLLDGRYRTLDLDAVSGILARGGTILGSSRLERDRLREACENALDIARDFGIDALIPIGGEGTLTAARMLSDAGLPVVGVPKTIDNDISSTDRTFGFDTAVGVATEAMDRLKTTAESHQRVMVVEVMGRHAGWIALESGMAAGAHGICLPERPFDPADLVKMVEERFARGKKFAVVCVAEGAHPADGSMDYNKGEIDQFGHERFQGIGTALAYELERRLGKEAKPVILGHIQRGGVPTAYDRVLATRFGWHAVEAAHQGEFGRMTALRGTDVVMVPLAEAVTELKTVPKDRMDEAESVF is encoded by the coding sequence ATGCGTATCGGAGTTCTCACCGCAGGCGGCGACTGCCCCGGCCTGAACGCCGTGATCCGGTCGGTCGTGCACCGAGCGGTCGACAATTACGGCGACGAGGTCATCGGCTTCGAGGACGGCTACGCCGGACTGCTCGACGGCCGCTACCGCACCCTCGACCTCGACGCGGTCAGCGGCATCCTCGCCCGCGGCGGCACGATCCTCGGCTCCTCACGGCTGGAGCGGGACCGCCTCCGCGAGGCCTGCGAGAACGCGCTGGACATCGCGCGCGACTTCGGGATCGACGCGCTGATCCCGATCGGCGGCGAGGGCACGCTGACGGCGGCCCGCATGCTGTCGGACGCCGGCCTGCCGGTCGTAGGAGTCCCCAAGACGATCGACAACGACATCTCGTCGACGGACCGGACGTTCGGCTTCGACACGGCGGTCGGGGTCGCGACGGAGGCGATGGACCGGCTGAAGACGACGGCGGAGTCCCACCAGCGGGTGATGGTCGTCGAGGTCATGGGCCGGCACGCGGGCTGGATCGCGCTGGAGTCCGGGATGGCGGCGGGCGCGCACGGCATCTGCCTGCCCGAGCGCCCCTTCGACCCCGCCGACCTGGTCAAGATGGTCGAGGAGCGCTTCGCCCGCGGCAAGAAGTTCGCCGTCGTGTGCGTGGCCGAGGGCGCGCACCCCGCCGACGGTTCCATGGACTACAACAAGGGCGAGATCGACCAGTTCGGCCACGAGCGCTTCCAGGGCATCGGCACGGCGCTGGCCTACGAGCTGGAACGCCGCCTCGGCAAGGAGGCCAAGCCGGTCATCCTCGGCCACATCCAGCGCGGCGGCGTACCGACCGCGTACGACCGGGTGCTGGCGACCCGCTTCGGCTGGCACGCGGTGGAGGCCGCGCACCAGGGGGAGTTCGGGCGGATGACCGCGCTGCGGGGGACGGACGTGGTGATGGTGCCGCTGGCCGAGGCGGTCACCGAGCTGAAGACGGTGCCGAAGGACCGGATGGACGAGGCGGAGTCGGTTTTCTAG